In the Ursus arctos isolate Adak ecotype North America unplaced genomic scaffold, UrsArc2.0 scaffold_30, whole genome shotgun sequence genome, one interval contains:
- the LOC113241090 gene encoding calmodulin-like: protein MAEQLSEEQVAEFKAAFSRFDTNGDGTINTQELGAVMRDLGEDLSEDELKKLIALVDTDGDGVISFQEFLAEMVKRMKSWGSEHDMREVFRAFDLDGNGHISVDELKQAMATLGEKLSQEELDAMIQEADVDKDGQVNYEEFLRILSQK, encoded by the coding sequence ATGGCCGAGCAGCTGTCTGAAGAACAGGTGGCCGAGTTCAAGGCGGCTTTCTCCAGATTTGACACGAACGGGGATGGCACCATCAACACCCAGGAGCTGGGCGCCGTGATGCGGGACCTGGGCGAGGACCTGTCGGAAGACGAGCTGAAGAAGCTCATCGCACTGGTGGACACGGATGGCGACGGTGTCATCAGCTTCCAAGAGTTCCTGGCAGAGATGGTCAAGAGGATGAAGTCCTGGGGCAGCGAGCACGACATGCGGGAGGTCTTCCGTGCCTTCGACCTGGACGGCAATGGCCACATCAGTGTGGACGAGCTCAAACAGGCCATGGCCACACTGGGCGAGAAGCTTTCCCAGGAGGAGCTGGACGCCATGATCCAGGAGGCCGACGTGGACAAGGACGGGCAGGTGAACTACGAGGAGTTCTTGCGCATCCTCTCCCAGAAGTGA
- the NET1 gene encoding neuroepithelial cell-transforming gene 1 protein isoform X1 gives MVAHDEIGGLLPIKRTIRVLDVNNQSFREQEEPSNKRVRPLARVTSLANLISPVRNGAVRRFGQTIQSFTLRGDSRSPASAQKLSSRSTAPTPAKRRSSVLWSEMLDVSMKESLTTKEIKRQEAIYEMSRGEQDLIEDLKLARKAYHDPMLKLSIMSEEELTHIFGDLDAYIPLHEDLLARIGEATKPGGTVEQIGHILVNWLPGLNAYRGYCSNQLAAKALLDQKKQDPRVQDFLQRCLESPFSRKLDLWSFLDIPRSRLVKYPLLLREILRHTPKDHPDVQPLEEAILIIQGVLSDINLKKGESECQYYIDKLEYLDEKQKDPRIEASKVLLCHGELKNKNGHKLYIFLFQDILVLTRPVTRNERHSYQVYRQPIPVQELILEDLQDGDVRMGGSFRGAFSNSDKAKNIFRVRFQDPSPGQSHTLQANDVFHKQQWFNCIRTAIAPFQQAAGPAEPQGLPELHEECEENNPSAGNVRAQRRASTASSVTHLQVAGDASECGSPVHTADDMKSVKVHQTQSGFRKARDKAQFSGKRKETVV, from the exons ATGGTGGCTCATGACGAGATTGGAGGTCTCCTGCCCATCAAGAGGACTATACGAGTCCTGGACGTTAATAACCAGTCCTTCAGAGAACAAGAG gagCCAAGCAATAAAAGAGTTCGACCTCTTGCTCGGGTCACATCCTTGGCAAATTTGATCTCTCCTGTAAGAAATGGAGCAGTCCGACGCTTTGGTCAAACAATTCAG tcattTACCCTTCGTGGTGACAGCAGATCCCCGGCTTCTGCCCAGAAGTTATCGAGCAGATCAACAGCCCCAACACCTGCCAAAAGGAGAAGCAGTGTCCTGTGGTCAGAGATGTTAGACGTCAGTATGAAAGAGTCTTTAACTACCAAAGAAATCAAACGTCAGGAG gcaATATATGAAATGTCCCGAGGTGAACAGGATTTAATTGAGGATCTCAAGCTGGCAAGAAAG GCCTACCATGACCCCATGTTAAAGCTGTCTATTATGTCAGAGGAGGAACTCACCCATATATTTGGTGATTTGGATGCTTACATACCTCTCCATGAAG ATTTGTTGGCAAGAATAGGAGAAGCAACCAAACCTGGTGGAACAGTGGAGCAAATTGGTCACATTCTTGTGAACTGG TTGCCAGGCTTGAATGCCTACAGAGGCTACTGTAGTAACCAGCTGGCAGCCAAAGCTCTTCTTGATCAAAAGAAACAGGATCCACGAGTCCAAGACTTCCTCCAGCGATGTCTTGAGTCTCCCTTCAGTCGAAAACTAGATCTTTGGAGCTTCCTAGATATTCCTCGAAGTCGCCTGGTCAAATACCCTTTGCTGTTAAGAGAAATTCTTAGACATACTCCGAAAGACCACCCTGATGTTCAGCCTCTGGAGGAAGCT ATACTGATAATACAAGGAGTTCTGTCTGATATCAACTTGAAGAAAGGTGAATCGGAGTGCCAGTATTACATTGACAAGCTGGAGTATCTAGACGAAAAGCAGAAGGATCCTAGAATTGAAGCCAGCAAAGTACTGCTCTGCCATGGGGAGCTGAAGAATAAGAACGGACAT AAACTTTACATATTCCTGTTTCAAGACATCTTGGTTTTGACTCGGCCTGTTACACGAAATGAGCGTCACTCCTACCAGGTTTATCGGCAGCCAATCCCTGTCCAAGAGCTGATCTTGGAAGACCTGCAGGATGGAGATGTGAGGATGGGAGGGTCCTTCCGAGGGGCTTTCAGCAACTCAgataaag cTAAAAATATCTTTAGGGTTCGCTTCCAAGACCCCTCTCCAGGCCAGTCCCACACTCTGCAGGCCAATGATGTGTTCCACAAGCAGCAGTGGTTCAACTGCATCCGCACCGCCATCGCTCCTTTCCAGCAGGCCGCTGGCCCGGCCGAGCCGCAGGGCTTGCCGGAGCTCCACGAGGAGTGCGAGGAGAACAACCCCTCTGCCGGGAACGTCCGAGCCCAGAGAAGGGCGTCCACGGCGTCTAGTGTGACTCATCTCCAAGTTGCTGGAGACGCTTCAGAGTGCGGCTCCCCAGTGCACACAGCAGACGACATGAAGAGTGTGAAAGTTCACCAAACACAGTCTGGCTTCCGAAAAGCAAGGGACAAAGCCCAGTTCAGTGGCAAACGGAAAGAGACTGTGGTGTAA